The DNA region CCGGTTCGGGTAACGCTCGGCCTTGGCCTCTTCCGTCGCCTCGACCGTGACGTTGCGGTACTTCGCAAGTCCGGTTCCGGCGGGGATCAGCTTTCCGATGATCACGTTCTCCTTGAGGCCGACCAGCGGGTCGCGCTTGCCTTCCATGGCGGCCTGCGTGAGAACACGCGTGGTCTCCTGGAACGAAGCAGCCGACAGCCACGACTCGGTCGCGAGCGAAGCCTTGGTGATACCCATGACCTCCTGACGAGCCGAAGCCGTCTTCTTGCCCTCGGCCAGAGCCGCGCGGTTGATCTCGTTGTACTTCGAACGGTCGACCAGCTCGCCGGGGAGCAGGTCGGTGTCACCGTGGTCGACGACGGTCACCTTGCGGAGCATCTGACGAACGATGACCTCGATGTGCTTGTCGTGGATCGGAACACCCTGCGAACGGTAGACGTCCTGCACACCGTTGACGAGCTGCTTCTGCACCTCACGGACACCCTTGACGCGAAGGACTTCCTTCGGGTCGAGAGTACCGACGATGAGCTGCTGTCCGAGCTCGACGTGCTGGCCGTCCTCGACGAGAAGCGTCGAACGCTTCAGCACCGGGTACGCGATGGCCTCGTCGCCGTTGTCGGGCGTGAGGATCACCTTGCGGGCACGGTCGGTGTCCTCGATCGTGATGCGACCGGCGGCCTCGACGATGGGCGACGCACCCTTGGGGGTACGGGCCTCGAAGAGCTCCTGCACGCGGGGAAGACCCTGCGTGATGTCGGCTGCGGATGCGGATCCACCGGTGTGGAAGGTACGCATCGTGAGCTGCGTTCCGGGCTCACCGATCGACTGGGCCGCGATGATGCCCGCGGCCTCACCGATGTCGACGAGCTTGCCGGTCGCGAGCGAACGGCCGTAGCACTTCGCGCAGACACCGACGGCGGACTCGCAGGTGAGCACGGAGCGCACCTTGATCGACTCGACTCCAGCGGCGACGAGCTCGTTGATGAGCACGTCTCCGACGTCGGCGCCGGCAGCGGCGACGACCTCACCGGCGGCGTTGACCGCGTCGGCTGCGAGGTTGCGCGAGTAGACCGAGTTCTCGACGTTGTCGTCGCGAGTCGGCTTGCCGTCGACGAGCACGACGTTTCCGTCGGCGTCGTGGGTGACGATCGCGAGATCGAGGCCCTTGCCGGTGCCGCAGTCCTCTTCGCGGATGATGACATCCTGCGAGACGTCGACGAGTCGACGCGTGAGGTAGCCCGAGTCGGCCGTACGGAGGGCCGTGTCGGCCAGACCCTTACGGGCACCGTGCGTCGCGATGAAGTACTCGGCGACCGAGAGTCCCTCGCGGTAGCTCGAGATGATCGGGCGAGGGATGATCTCACCCTTCGGGTTGTTCACGAGGCCTCGCATACCGGCGATGTTGCGCACCTGCAACCAGTTACCACGAGCACCGGACGTGACCATGCGGTTGATGGTGTTGTCCTCGGGGAAGTTGGCGCGCATGGCGACAGCGACCTCGTCGGTGGCCTTGGTCCAGATCTGGATGAGCTCCTGGCGACGCTCGAGGTCGGTGATGAGACCCTTCTCGAACTGTGCAGTGACCTTGGCGGCCTGCTTCTCGTAACCGGCGACGATCTGCGGCTTGTTCGGCGGGGTCAGGATGTCGCTGAGTGCGACGGTGACACCGGAACGAGTCGCCCAGCGGAAGCCGGCGTCCTTGATGTTGTCGAGAGCTGCGGCAACCTGCACCTTGGGGTACCGCTCGGCGAGGTCGTTGACGATCGCCGAGATGGCGCCCTTGTCGACGACGTCCTCGAAGTACGGGTAGTCGGCGGGCAGGGTCTCGTTGAACAGCGCGCGGCCGAGCGAGGTGTTCACCAGAACGGTGCCCTCCGCCTTGCCGTCGACCAGCTCGACGCCCTCGGGCTGGGTGCCCTCGGCGAAGAACTTGTCGGTCAGACGGATGCGCACCTTGGCGTTCAGGTCGAGCGAGTGCTGGTCGAAGGCGAGGATCGCCTCGGAGACCGAGCTGAACGCACGGCCCTCACCGGTCACGCCCTCCTTGATGGTCGTCAGGTGGTGCAGACCGATGATCATGTCCTGCGTGGGCAGGGTCACCGGGCGGCCGTCCGACGGCTTCAGGATGTTGTTCGACGCGAGCATGAGGATGCGGGCCTCGGCCTGAGCCTCGACCGACAGCGGCAGGTGCACAGCCATCTGGTCACCGTCGAAGTCCGCGTTGAACGCGGCGCAGACGAGCGGGTGCAGCTGGATGGCCTTGCCCTCGACGAGCTGAGGCTCGAAGGCCTGGATGCCGAGACGGTGCAGCGTGGGTGCACGGTTCAGCAGAACCGGACGCTCACGGATGATCTCCTCGAGCACGTCCCAGACCTGCGGACGTGAACGCTCGACCATGCGCTTCGCAGCCTTGATGTTCTGAGCGTGGCTCAGGTCGATCAGGCGCTTGATGACGAACGGCTTGAAGAGCTCCAGCGCCATCTGCTTGGGCAGACCGCACTGGTGCAGCTTCAGCTGCGGACCGACGATGATGACCGAACGGCCCGAGTAGTCGACGCGCTTTCCGAGCAGGTTCTGGCGGAAGCGACCCTGCTTTCCCTTGAGCATGTCGCTCAGGGACTTGAGGGCGCGGTTGCCGGTACCGGTGACGGGGCGACCACGACGGCCGTTGTCGAACAGTGCGTCGACGGCCTCCTGCAGCATCCGCTTCTCGTTGTTCACGATGATCTCGGGAGCACCGAGGTCGAGCAGACGACGCAGACGGTTGTTGCGGTTGATCACACGACGGTAGAGGTCGTTGAGGTCGGAGGTCGCGAAGCGGCCACCGTCGAGCTGCACCATCGGGCGCAGCTCCGGCGGGATGACCGGAACGACGTCGAGCACCATCGCTGCCGGCGAGTTGCCGGTGGCGAGGAAGGAGCTGACGACGCGCAGGCGCTTGATGGCGCGGATCTTCTTCTGACCCTTGCCCTCGGTGATCTGCAGGTGCAGGCTCTCGGCCTCGGCCGCGAGGTCGAAGGCGAGGAGGCGCTTCTTGATGGCCTCGGCGCCCATGTAGGCCTCGAAGTACATGCCGAAGCGGTCCTGCAGCTCGTGGAAGACGCTGTCCTCGGGCTTGAGGTCGCCGACCTTGAGCGTGCGGAAGTCCTCCCAGACGCGCTCGAGGTGGGCGATCTGCTCGTCAGCCGCCTTGCGGGTCTGAGCCATCTCCTTCTCGGCGCCGTCCTTCGTGCGCTTCTTGGCGTCGGACTTGGCTCCCTCGGCCTCGAGGGCCGCGAGGTCCTCTTCGAGCTTGGCGAGGCGTGCCGCGATGCGGGAGTCGCGCTGGTCGCCGAGGGTCTTGATCTCGAGACGGAGCTCGTTCTCCAGACCGGGCATGTCCTGGTGGCGTCCGTCGACATCCACGTCGATCACCATGTAGGCGGCGAAGTAGATGACCTTCTCGAGGTCCTTGGGTGCCATGTCGAGCAGGTAGCCCAAGCGCGAGGGGACGCCCTTGAAGTACCAGATGTGGGTCACGGGAGCGGCGAGCTCGATGTGTCCCATGCGCTCACGACGGACGGAGGACTTGGTGACCTCCACGCCGCAGCGCTCGCACACGATGCCCTTGAACCGGACACGCTTGTACTTGCCGCACGAGCACTCCCAGTCACGGCTCGGTCCGAAGATCTGCTCTCCGAACAGGCCGTCCTTCTCGGGCTTGAGGGTGCGGTAGTTGATGGTTTCGGGCTTCTTGACCTCACCGTACGACCAACGACGGATGTCGTCAGCAGTGGCCAGACCAATACGAAGCTCGTCAAAAGTGGCTGCGTCGAGCAATTTCTCTCCTTGGAAAGTTTCCGAAGTCTTCAATTGGTGAGGTGGCTTAGATCTCGTCGACAGACGACGACTCGAAGCGCGTGGAGATGTTGATGCCCAGCTCCTCTGCGGCACGGAAGACCTCGTCGTCCGTGTCGCGCAGGCTGAACACGCTGCCGTCGGCCGAGAGGACCTCGACGTTCAAGCACAGCGACTGCATCTCCTTGATGAGCACCTTGAAGGACTCGGGGATTCCGGGTTCCTGGATGTTCTCGCCCTTGACGATGGCCTCGTAGACCTTCACGCGGCCGAGGATGTCGTCGGACTTGATGGTGAGGAGCTCCTGCAGGGCGTACGCGGCTCCATAAGCCTCGAGCGCCCAGACCTCCATCTCACCGAAGCGCTGTCCACCGAACTGCGCCTTACCACCGAGCGGCTGCTGGGTGATCATCGAGTACGGACCCGTGGAACGTGCGTGGATCTTGTCGTCGACGAGGTGGTGCAGCTTCAGGATGTACATGTAGCCGACCGAGATGGGCTGCGGGAACGGCTCGCCGGAGCGGCCGTCGAACAGACGCGTCTTTCCGGTGCGGTCGATCAGGCGGTCGCCGTCACGGGTGACCGTGGTCGAGTCGAGCAGACCCTCGATCTCCTCCTCCGAGGCACCGTCGAACACCGGAGTGGCGACCTTGGTGCCCGCGGGAGCCGAGTGGGCGTCCTTCGGGAGCTTCTTGGCCCATGCCGGGTTGCCCTCGACCTTCCAGCCCTGCTTCGCGACCCAACCGAGGTGGGTCTCGAGCACCTGGCCGAAGTTCATTCGACCGGGAATGCCGAGCGGGTTCAGGATGATGTCGACCGGAGTACCGTCGGCGAGGAACGGCATGTCCTCGACCGGCAGGATCTTCGAGATGACGCCCTTGTTGCCGTGACGACCGGCGAGCTTGTCACCCTCGGTGATCTTGCGCTTCTGGGCGATGTAGACGACAACGCGCTGGTTGACGCCCGAGCCGAGCTCGTCGTCGCCGTCCTGCGAGTCGAACACCTTGACACCGATGATGGTGCCCTGCTCACCGTGGGGAACCTTGAGCGACGTGTCGCGAACCTCGCGGCTCTTCTCGTTGAAGATCGCGCGGAGCAGACGCTCCTCGGCGCTCAGTTCGGTCTCGCCCTTCGGCGTGACCTTGCCGACGAGGATGTCGCCGGGGCGAACCTCGGCACCGATGCGGATGATGCCGCGCTCGTCGAGGTCGGCGAGCAGGTCGGGGCTGACGTTGGGGAGGTCACGGGTGATCTCCTCCTTGCCGAGCTTCGTGTCGCGCGCGTCGACGTCGTACTCCTCGATGTGGATCGAGGAGAGCACGTCGTCCTTCACCAGGTTCTGGCTCAGGATGATCGCGTCCTCGAAGTTGTGACCCTCCCACGGCATGAATGCCACGAGGAGGTTCTTTCCGAGGGCGAGCTCGCCGTTGTCGGTCGCAGGTCCGTCGGCGATGACCTCGCCGGCCTCGATCCGGTCACCGGCGTTGACGACGACGCGGTGGTTGTACGACGTGCCCTGGTTGGAGCGGTCGAACTTGCGGAGGTAGTGCGTCTGCGTTCCACCCTCGTCGAGCTGGATGGTGACGAAGTCTGCGGAGACCTCGGCGACCACACCGGACTTGTCGGAGGTGAGCACGTCACCGGCGTCGATGGCCGCGTAGCCCTCCATACCGGTTCCGACGAGCGGGCTGTCGCTGCGGAGCAGGGGGACGGCCTGACGCTGCATGTTCGCACCCATGAGGGCGCGGTTGGCGTCGTCGTGCTCGAGGAACGGGATGAGCGAGGTCGCGACCGACACCATCTGGCGCGGTGAGACGTCCATGTAGCCGATCTCGTCGGCGGGGATCAGGTCGACCTCGCCACCCTTCTTACGGGCGAGGACGCGGTCCTCGGAGAAGTGGCCGTCTGCCTTCAGCGGAGCGTTGGCCTGGGCGACGATGAAGTCGTCCTCCTCCATCGCCGTGAGGTAGTCGATGTCCTCGGTGACCCGCCCGGCGACGACGCGACGGTACGGGGTCTCGATGAAACCGAACGAGTTGATGCGCGCGAACGATGCGAGCGAGCCGATCAGGCCGATGTTCGGGCCTTCCGGGGTCTCGATCGGGCACATGCGGCCGTAGTGCGACGGGTGGACGTCGCGGACCTCGACGCCGGCGCGGTCGCGCGAGAGGCCACCGGGGCCGAGCGCGGAGAGACGGCGCTTGTGGGTCAGACCCGCGAGCGGGTTGTTCTGGTCCATGAACTGCGACAGCTGCGAGGTTCCGAAGAACTCCTTGATCGCGGCGACGACGGGGCGCACGTTGATCAGGGTCTGCGGCGTGATGGCCTCGATGTCCTGCGTGGTCATGCGCTCGCGGACGACGCGCTCCATGCGGGACAGACCGGTGCGCACCTGGTTCTGGATGAGCTCACCCACGGCGCGGATGCGACGGTTGCCGAAGTTGTCGATGTCGTCGGTGTCGAGACGCAGGTCGACTGCCTTGCCGGCACGGTGTCCGGCGAAGGTGGTCTGGCCGTCGTGCAGGGCCACGATGTACTTGATCGTCGCGATGATGTCCTGGACGGTCAGCACCGAGTCGGTCAGCGGGGCCTCGAGGCCGAGCTTGTTGTTGATCTTGTACCGACCGACCTTCGCGAGGTCGTAGCGCTTCGGGTTGAAGTAGAAGTTGTCGAGGAGCGCACGCGCGGCCTCGGCGGCGACCTGCTCGCCCGGACGCAGCTTGCGGTAGATGTCCTTGAGGGCTTCTTCCTTCGTGAGGATGTTGTCCTTCTCGAGGGTCAGCTCGATGGACTGGAAGCCGGCGAACTCCGCCAGGATCTCTTCGCTCGACAGGCCGAGGGCCTTGAGGAAGACGGTGACGCTCTGCTTGCGCTTGCGGTCGATGCGAACGCCGACCTGGTCGCGCTTGTCGATCTCGAACTCGAGCCAGGCACCGCGGCTCGGGATGACGCGAGCCGAGTAGATGTCCTTGTCGGACGTCTTCTCGGGGGTGCGCTCGAAGTAGACGCCCGGCGAGCGGACGAGCTGCGACACGACGACACGCTCGGTGCCGTTGATGACGAACGTGCCCTTGGGGGTCATGAGCGGGAAGTCGCCCATGAAGACCGTCTGGGTCTTGATCTCACCGGTGAGGTGGTTCATGAACTCGGCGTTCACGTAGAGAGGTGCGGAGTAGGTCTTGCCCTTCTCCTTGCACTCGTCGATCGTGTACTTCTCAGGCTCGAGCTCGGGGTTCGAGAAGCTGAGCTGCATGGTCTCGCCGAGGTCCTCGATCGGAGAGATCTCCTCGAAGATCTCCTCCAGACCGGTCTTCTCGGGAAGATCCTTGCGGCCGGCTGCCTGAGCCTCCGCGACGCGTGACTTCCACGCGTCGTTGCCGACCAGCCAGTCGAAGCTCTCCGTCTGCAAAGCGAGCAGATCGGGAACAGTCAGCGTGTCCGTGATCTTGGCGAACGACAAACGCGAAGCGTTACGACCGTTCTTGGGTGAGTTGGTGGTTGCGTTGCGCGCAGCAGCCAAGGAAATAACCTCCGTGGACCCCGTCAGGTCTCGTTACGATCGGTAATGATGGAGTACTCGTAGACCCTCTGATGCGTGGGGACCGGATCTGAGACCCGATCACGCAGAAGCCGACCGCAATATGAAGGCAGAGTGATGTCTAGGAGCGCAAAGAAAAAGCATAACCGGTGGACCACGATATGTCCAGCGGTTTCTTGACCTCTTTTGCTTCTTCCGGTATAACCGCGAGCCGGCCCCGATATTCCCGTACGCCGAGCCGCCCATCCTCGTCGCTACAGCGCCCGGATTCCGGGGGTTTGCCGACGAGAACGGGCGACTCGATCAGCCTGTCGTGAGTCGCTAGGGTCGGAACATGGACCAACGGATGCGGCTCGACGAGGATCCGTTCGTCCCCGGCAGCTTCATCCTGAGCGTCGACGGCATCCGTCAATCGCACGTCGACCCTGCGGATCCGACGCGACTGTTCTTCGAGTACACCCGGCGCATCGGGCACGTCATCGACCTCGTCGCCGACCCCGGCCAGCCGATCCGCGCCCTGCATCTCGGCGGCGGGGCGTTCACCCTGCCCCGGTACGTCGCCGCCACCCGGCCGGGGTCCGAGCAGGTCGTGGTCGAGATCGATCGTGAGCAGACCGACTTCGTGCTCGAACGGATGCCCCTGGCCGACGCCTCCGGGATCTCCATCGTGTTCTCCGACGCGAGGGAGGCCCTGGCGGTGCTCGAGGATGCCGGCGAGATCGCCTTCGACGTGATCATCGTCGACATCTACATCGCACTGGAGTCTCCGGAGTACGTCGGACTCCGCGGGTTCTTCGGCGAGCTCTCCCCATTGCTGGCGCTCGGCGGCGCGATCGTCGTGAACGTGGCAGACGGTCGCTCGCAGATCCAGACCAGGGCGCAGCGTCTCGAACTCGGCCGGGTGGTCGAGGCCACGCTGGCCACGGCGCCGCCGCGAGTGCTGGCCGGCGAGGAGCTCGGCAACATCGTGCTCGTAGGAGCCGACGCAGAGAGCATCGCCGCCTGGGCACCGGAGCTGCAGCAGCGCGGGCCGCATCCTGCGGCCGTCGATCTGGGGTAGGGATCCGCTCGCAGAGGTCCGGACGGAGTCCGCGAGCGACGCGCTTCGGCCGCGGCCTCCGGCGGGCCTCAGCGAGCGAGACGAAACGCTACCGTTGAGGCATGCGCGCCAATCGGGATGACAGTTCGGCCCCGACGCGCACTCTCTCGACCAGCGGCTTCTCGGCCCGTCTGGAGGAGGACCGCCACGAGCCGGGCGTCTGGACCCTCGTCGTCGACGGGACTCCCCAGTCGAGCGTCGACATCGAGCATCCCGAGGTGCTGCACTTCGAGTACGTGCGTCGCATCGGCCACGCCGTCGACCTCGTGGCCCCGGAGGGGCAGCCGATCACGGCCGTGCACCTCGGCGGCGGCGCGCTGACGCTCCCCCGCTACGTGGCCGCGACCCGTCCCGGCTCGCGTCAGCAGGCGGTCGAGCTCGAGAGCGACCTCGTCGACTTCGTCCGGGAGAACCTCCCGTTGCCGCGGAACGCCCAACTGCGCATCCGGCACGGCGACGCCCGTGAGGTGCTCGCCAAGCTGCCGAGCGGCCTGCACGGATCGGTCGACCTGGTGGTCGTCGACATCTTCTCCGGCGCCCGCACACCCGCGCACGTGACCAGCCGGGAGTTCTACGGTCTCATCGCCCCTCTGCTCTCGGCATCCGGAATCGTCGCCGTGAACGTGGCCGACGGTGCCGGCCTCGCCTTCGCCCGCGGCCAGGCCTCGACCCTGCAGAGCGTGTTCCCCCACGTCGCCATCGCCACCGACACCCAGATGCTGAAGGCCAAGCGGTTCGGCAACGTCGTGATGTTCGCATCCGCCGCGGAGTTGCCGTTCGATCGGATGCCCCGACTGCTCGCGGCGGATCCCGCCCACGCCAAGCTCGTCAGCGGCCGCGAGCTCGAGAACTTCATCGCCGGAGCTCCCATCGTGACGGATGCCACCGCCATCCCCTCGCCGCCTCCGGCGCGTTCCATCTTCCTGACCAAGCCCGGCGGACGCTGACCCGGCACGGATCAGCGCGCCGACGACACCTCGGCGAGCACCGCGTGCACCGCGGAGACCACCACGGAACCCTCGCCCACGGCTGACGCCACCCGTTTCACCGAGCCGCGCCGGGCGTCGCCGACGGCGAACAGCCCCGGCACCGACGTCTCGCCCTGGCGTGGTGGGCGCTCGAGCGGCCAGGCGCGCCTG from Leifsonia sp. Root1293 includes:
- a CDS encoding DNA-directed RNA polymerase subunit beta'; protein product: MLDAATFDELRIGLATADDIRRWSYGEVKKPETINYRTLKPEKDGLFGEQIFGPSRDWECSCGKYKRVRFKGIVCERCGVEVTKSSVRRERMGHIELAAPVTHIWYFKGVPSRLGYLLDMAPKDLEKVIYFAAYMVIDVDVDGRHQDMPGLENELRLEIKTLGDQRDSRIAARLAKLEEDLAALEAEGAKSDAKKRTKDGAEKEMAQTRKAADEQIAHLERVWEDFRTLKVGDLKPEDSVFHELQDRFGMYFEAYMGAEAIKKRLLAFDLAAEAESLHLQITEGKGQKKIRAIKRLRVVSSFLATGNSPAAMVLDVVPVIPPELRPMVQLDGGRFATSDLNDLYRRVINRNNRLRRLLDLGAPEIIVNNEKRMLQEAVDALFDNGRRGRPVTGTGNRALKSLSDMLKGKQGRFRQNLLGKRVDYSGRSVIIVGPQLKLHQCGLPKQMALELFKPFVIKRLIDLSHAQNIKAAKRMVERSRPQVWDVLEEIIRERPVLLNRAPTLHRLGIQAFEPQLVEGKAIQLHPLVCAAFNADFDGDQMAVHLPLSVEAQAEARILMLASNNILKPSDGRPVTLPTQDMIIGLHHLTTIKEGVTGEGRAFSSVSEAILAFDQHSLDLNAKVRIRLTDKFFAEGTQPEGVELVDGKAEGTVLVNTSLGRALFNETLPADYPYFEDVVDKGAISAIVNDLAERYPKVQVAAALDNIKDAGFRWATRSGVTVALSDILTPPNKPQIVAGYEKQAAKVTAQFEKGLITDLERRQELIQIWTKATDEVAVAMRANFPEDNTINRMVTSGARGNWLQVRNIAGMRGLVNNPKGEIIPRPIISSYREGLSVAEYFIATHGARKGLADTALRTADSGYLTRRLVDVSQDVIIREEDCGTGKGLDLAIVTHDADGNVVLVDGKPTRDDNVENSVYSRNLAADAVNAAGEVVAAAGADVGDVLINELVAAGVESIKVRSVLTCESAVGVCAKCYGRSLATGKLVDIGEAAGIIAAQSIGEPGTQLTMRTFHTGGSASAADITQGLPRVQELFEARTPKGASPIVEAAGRITIEDTDRARKVILTPDNGDEAIAYPVLKRSTLLVEDGQHVELGQQLIVGTLDPKEVLRVKGVREVQKQLVNGVQDVYRSQGVPIHDKHIEVIVRQMLRKVTVVDHGDTDLLPGELVDRSKYNEINRAALAEGKKTASARQEVMGITKASLATESWLSAASFQETTRVLTQAAMEGKRDPLVGLKENVIIGKLIPAGTGLAKYRNVTVEATEEAKAERYPNRIFADDASFTEGDLSFVDFDSFSSDDFTPGNYS
- the rpoB gene encoding DNA-directed RNA polymerase subunit beta, yielding MAAARNATTNSPKNGRNASRLSFAKITDTLTVPDLLALQTESFDWLVGNDAWKSRVAEAQAAGRKDLPEKTGLEEIFEEISPIEDLGETMQLSFSNPELEPEKYTIDECKEKGKTYSAPLYVNAEFMNHLTGEIKTQTVFMGDFPLMTPKGTFVINGTERVVVSQLVRSPGVYFERTPEKTSDKDIYSARVIPSRGAWLEFEIDKRDQVGVRIDRKRKQSVTVFLKALGLSSEEILAEFAGFQSIELTLEKDNILTKEEALKDIYRKLRPGEQVAAEAARALLDNFYFNPKRYDLAKVGRYKINNKLGLEAPLTDSVLTVQDIIATIKYIVALHDGQTTFAGHRAGKAVDLRLDTDDIDNFGNRRIRAVGELIQNQVRTGLSRMERVVRERMTTQDIEAITPQTLINVRPVVAAIKEFFGTSQLSQFMDQNNPLAGLTHKRRLSALGPGGLSRDRAGVEVRDVHPSHYGRMCPIETPEGPNIGLIGSLASFARINSFGFIETPYRRVVAGRVTEDIDYLTAMEEDDFIVAQANAPLKADGHFSEDRVLARKKGGEVDLIPADEIGYMDVSPRQMVSVATSLIPFLEHDDANRALMGANMQRQAVPLLRSDSPLVGTGMEGYAAIDAGDVLTSDKSGVVAEVSADFVTIQLDEGGTQTHYLRKFDRSNQGTSYNHRVVVNAGDRIEAGEVIADGPATDNGELALGKNLLVAFMPWEGHNFEDAIILSQNLVKDDVLSSIHIEEYDVDARDTKLGKEEITRDLPNVSPDLLADLDERGIIRIGAEVRPGDILVGKVTPKGETELSAEERLLRAIFNEKSREVRDTSLKVPHGEQGTIIGVKVFDSQDGDDELGSGVNQRVVVYIAQKRKITEGDKLAGRHGNKGVISKILPVEDMPFLADGTPVDIILNPLGIPGRMNFGQVLETHLGWVAKQGWKVEGNPAWAKKLPKDAHSAPAGTKVATPVFDGASEEEIEGLLDSTTVTRDGDRLIDRTGKTRLFDGRSGEPFPQPISVGYMYILKLHHLVDDKIHARSTGPYSMITQQPLGGKAQFGGQRFGEMEVWALEAYGAAYALQELLTIKSDDILGRVKVYEAIVKGENIQEPGIPESFKVLIKEMQSLCLNVEVLSADGSVFSLRDTDDEVFRAAEELGINISTRFESSSVDEI
- a CDS encoding spermidine synthase encodes the protein MDQRMRLDEDPFVPGSFILSVDGIRQSHVDPADPTRLFFEYTRRIGHVIDLVADPGQPIRALHLGGGAFTLPRYVAATRPGSEQVVVEIDREQTDFVLERMPLADASGISIVFSDAREALAVLEDAGEIAFDVIIVDIYIALESPEYVGLRGFFGELSPLLALGGAIVVNVADGRSQIQTRAQRLELGRVVEATLATAPPRVLAGEELGNIVLVGADAESIAAWAPELQQRGPHPAAVDLG
- a CDS encoding spermidine synthase produces the protein MRANRDDSSAPTRTLSTSGFSARLEEDRHEPGVWTLVVDGTPQSSVDIEHPEVLHFEYVRRIGHAVDLVAPEGQPITAVHLGGGALTLPRYVAATRPGSRQQAVELESDLVDFVRENLPLPRNAQLRIRHGDAREVLAKLPSGLHGSVDLVVVDIFSGARTPAHVTSREFYGLIAPLLSASGIVAVNVADGAGLAFARGQASTLQSVFPHVAIATDTQMLKAKRFGNVVMFASAAELPFDRMPRLLAADPAHAKLVSGRELENFIAGAPIVTDATAIPSPPPARSIFLTKPGGR